The Lonchura striata isolate bLonStr1 chromosome Z, bLonStr1.mat, whole genome shotgun sequence genome window below encodes:
- the ZNF366 gene encoding zinc finger protein 366 isoform X1, whose translation MVDRMLNPEEYEEINRFGVSFAYFKEFGPQRRKLSMMKNEETSFNVDNSRASPFPLCLQPLSPITKPHRTTQFDEEFRTHLSHFCYGPPPLENMETFQGSLEGGSRKRKSMPTKMPPPIPLEDSSSSPDRPEDHNDMGTSSLPLVFQQPAQPKYSSQMIDLCNFGFQFYRTLEHFGAKPIKQEPVKPNMAWPSSPTFMQAPYPYYPKVHPGLMFPFIVPPNFHFRSPFQMKRSPEPPFRRAEVRESGENKQKVERVDVNLQIDDSYYVDVGGEQKRWQCPMCEKSYTSKYNLVTHILGHSGIKPHACTRCGKLFKQLSHLHTHMLTHQGTRPHKCHVCHKAFTQTSHLKRHMMQHSDIKPYNCRICGRGFAYPSELKAHESKHESGRENICVECGLDFPTLAQLKRHLTTHRGPIQYNCTECDKTFQYPSQLQNHMMKHKDIRPYICTECGMEFVQPHHLKQHSLTHKGVKEHKCGICGREFTLLANMKRHVLIHTNIRAYQCHLCFKSFVQKQTLKAHMIVHSDVKPFKCKLCGKEFNRMHNLMGHMHLHSDSKPFKCLYCPSKFTLKGNLTRHMKVKHGVMERGFHSQGFGRGRIALSQTNVLRSLEQEEPFDLSQKSQGKGISFHSDGESAKGSSCQEEEEDSCYEAKQYSPAPYHHDDSKLYMAQDLSGKPECMMKDFRESYCNEKEEVLSEGGLGKRIGNSDKEERCGEGELANNKEHLSFRSFEKARLGHSLSDYLYFKHRNKSLKELLERKMEKQTMLIGI comes from the exons ATGGTTGACAGAATGTTAAATCCAGAAGAATATGAAGAAATAAAcagatttggggtttcttttgcttattttaaggaatttggaccacagagaagaaaactgaGTATGATGAAGAATGAAGAAACAAGTTTTAATGTGGACAATAGCAGAGCCTCTCCCTTCCCACTCTGCCTGCAGCCGCTCAGCCCCATTACAAAGCCACACAGAACAACTCAATTTGATGAAGAATTCAGAACACACCTCTCACATTTCTGCTatggtcctcctcctcttgaAAACATGGAAACATTCCAGGGGTCCTTGGAAGGAGGGTCTCGTAAACGCAAGAGCATGCCAACAAAAATGCCTCCTCCCATCCCCCTTGAGGATTCCTCATCATCACCAGATCGACCTGAGGATCACAACGACATGGGCACTTCCAGTCTCCCCCTGGTGTTCCAACAGCCAGCGCAGCCCAAGTACAGTTCCCAGATGATTGACCTCTGCAACTTTGGTTTTCAATTCTACAGAACTCTGGAGCATTTTGGAGCCAAGCCCATTAAGCAAGAACCAGTGAAGCCGAACATGGCATGGCCCAGTAGCCCAACATTCATGCAGGCTCCTTACCCTTATTATCCTAAAGTCCACCCTGGCTTAATGTTTCCTTTCATTGTACCACCAAACTTCCATTTCAGGAGCCCTTTTCAAATGAAAAGATCTCCAGAACCACCCTTCAGGAGGGCTGAAGTAAGAGAAAGTggtgaaaacaaacagaaagtgGAAAGAGTAGATGTCAACCTTCAGATAGATGACAGCTACTATGTTGATGTGGGGGGTGAGCAGAAACGCTGGCAATGTCCCATGTGTGAGAAGTCCTATACATCCAAGTACAATTTGGTCACCCATATCTTGGGTCACAGTGGCATCAAGCCACATGCTTGCACCCGGTGTGGCAAGCTTTTCAAGCAGCTGAGTCACTTGCACACGCATATGTTGACACACCAGGGCACTCGGCCACATAAGTGCCACGTATGCCACAAGGCTTTCACTCAAACCAGTCACCTTAAGAGACACATGATGCAACACAGTGACATCAAACCTTACAACTGCAGGATCTGTGGCAGGGGTTTTGCCTACCCCAGTGAGCTGAAAGCACATGAGTCTAAGCATGAGAGTGGACGAGAGAACATTTGTGTGGAGTGTGGTCTGGACTTTCCAACTCTGGCGCAGCTGAAGAGACACCTAACCACCCACCGTGGCCCCATACAGTACAATTGCACTGAGTGTGATAAGACCTTCCAGTACCCAAGTCAGCTGCAAAACCACATGATGAAGCACAAAGACATCCGCCCATACATCTGCACTGAATGTGGCATGGAGTTTGTGCAGCCCCACCACCTGAAGCAGCACTCCCTGACTCACAAG ggTGTGAAAGAGCACAAATGTGGAATTTGTGGACGGGAATTTACTCTGCTGGCCAACATGAAGAGACATGTCCTGATCCACACCAATATCAGAGCCTATCAATGCCATTTGTGTTTCAAGAGCTTTGTGCAAAAGCAGACTCTGAAGGCCCACATGATTGTTCACTCTGATGTCAAACCCTTTAAATGCAAG CTGTGTGGAAAGGAGTTTAACAGAATGCACAATTTAATGGGACACATGCACTTGCACTCAGATAGTAAGCCATTTAAGTGCCTCTACTGTCCCAGCAAATTCACCTTGAAGGGGAACCTAACCAGGCATATGAAAGTCAAGCATGGGGTCATGGAAAGAGGATTTCACTCTCAAG GTTTTGGAAGAGGAAGGATTGCTCTGTCCCAGACAAATGTCTTGAGAAGCTTGGAACAGGAAGAGCCATTTGATCTTTCCCAGAAAAGCCAAGGGAAGGGAATCTCATTTCATTCTGATGGTGAGAGTGCCAAGGGAAGCTCATgccaggaagaagaggaagacaGCTGCTATGAGGCAAAGCAATACAGCCCTGCCCCGTACCATCATGATGACAGCAAGCTGTACATGGCTCAAGACCTCTCTGGCAAACCTGAGTGCATGATGAAGGACTTCAGAGAGTCCTACTGCAATGAGAAGGAAGAGGTGTTAAGTGAGGGAGGACTGGGGAAGAGAATAGGAAATTCAGACAAAGAGGAGAGATGTGGAGAGGGAGAGCTTGCAAACAACAAAGAACATCTCAGCTTTAGATCCTTTGAAAAGGCCAGACTTGGTCACTCTCTCTCTGATTACTTGTATTTCAAGCACAGGAACAAGAGTTTGAAAGAAttgctggaaagaaaaatggaaaaacaaacaatgcTTATAGGCATTTAA
- the ZNF366 gene encoding zinc finger protein 366 isoform X2, with product MESPSLEEFGPQRRKLSMMKNEETSFNVDNSRASPFPLCLQPLSPITKPHRTTQFDEEFRTHLSHFCYGPPPLENMETFQGSLEGGSRKRKSMPTKMPPPIPLEDSSSSPDRPEDHNDMGTSSLPLVFQQPAQPKYSSQMIDLCNFGFQFYRTLEHFGAKPIKQEPVKPNMAWPSSPTFMQAPYPYYPKVHPGLMFPFIVPPNFHFRSPFQMKRSPEPPFRRAEVRESGENKQKVERVDVNLQIDDSYYVDVGGEQKRWQCPMCEKSYTSKYNLVTHILGHSGIKPHACTRCGKLFKQLSHLHTHMLTHQGTRPHKCHVCHKAFTQTSHLKRHMMQHSDIKPYNCRICGRGFAYPSELKAHESKHESGRENICVECGLDFPTLAQLKRHLTTHRGPIQYNCTECDKTFQYPSQLQNHMMKHKDIRPYICTECGMEFVQPHHLKQHSLTHKGVKEHKCGICGREFTLLANMKRHVLIHTNIRAYQCHLCFKSFVQKQTLKAHMIVHSDVKPFKCKLCGKEFNRMHNLMGHMHLHSDSKPFKCLYCPSKFTLKGNLTRHMKVKHGVMERGFHSQGFGRGRIALSQTNVLRSLEQEEPFDLSQKSQGKGISFHSDGESAKGSSCQEEEEDSCYEAKQYSPAPYHHDDSKLYMAQDLSGKPECMMKDFRESYCNEKEEVLSEGGLGKRIGNSDKEERCGEGELANNKEHLSFRSFEKARLGHSLSDYLYFKHRNKSLKELLERKMEKQTMLIGI from the exons gaatttggaccacagagaagaaaactgaGTATGATGAAGAATGAAGAAACAAGTTTTAATGTGGACAATAGCAGAGCCTCTCCCTTCCCACTCTGCCTGCAGCCGCTCAGCCCCATTACAAAGCCACACAGAACAACTCAATTTGATGAAGAATTCAGAACACACCTCTCACATTTCTGCTatggtcctcctcctcttgaAAACATGGAAACATTCCAGGGGTCCTTGGAAGGAGGGTCTCGTAAACGCAAGAGCATGCCAACAAAAATGCCTCCTCCCATCCCCCTTGAGGATTCCTCATCATCACCAGATCGACCTGAGGATCACAACGACATGGGCACTTCCAGTCTCCCCCTGGTGTTCCAACAGCCAGCGCAGCCCAAGTACAGTTCCCAGATGATTGACCTCTGCAACTTTGGTTTTCAATTCTACAGAACTCTGGAGCATTTTGGAGCCAAGCCCATTAAGCAAGAACCAGTGAAGCCGAACATGGCATGGCCCAGTAGCCCAACATTCATGCAGGCTCCTTACCCTTATTATCCTAAAGTCCACCCTGGCTTAATGTTTCCTTTCATTGTACCACCAAACTTCCATTTCAGGAGCCCTTTTCAAATGAAAAGATCTCCAGAACCACCCTTCAGGAGGGCTGAAGTAAGAGAAAGTggtgaaaacaaacagaaagtgGAAAGAGTAGATGTCAACCTTCAGATAGATGACAGCTACTATGTTGATGTGGGGGGTGAGCAGAAACGCTGGCAATGTCCCATGTGTGAGAAGTCCTATACATCCAAGTACAATTTGGTCACCCATATCTTGGGTCACAGTGGCATCAAGCCACATGCTTGCACCCGGTGTGGCAAGCTTTTCAAGCAGCTGAGTCACTTGCACACGCATATGTTGACACACCAGGGCACTCGGCCACATAAGTGCCACGTATGCCACAAGGCTTTCACTCAAACCAGTCACCTTAAGAGACACATGATGCAACACAGTGACATCAAACCTTACAACTGCAGGATCTGTGGCAGGGGTTTTGCCTACCCCAGTGAGCTGAAAGCACATGAGTCTAAGCATGAGAGTGGACGAGAGAACATTTGTGTGGAGTGTGGTCTGGACTTTCCAACTCTGGCGCAGCTGAAGAGACACCTAACCACCCACCGTGGCCCCATACAGTACAATTGCACTGAGTGTGATAAGACCTTCCAGTACCCAAGTCAGCTGCAAAACCACATGATGAAGCACAAAGACATCCGCCCATACATCTGCACTGAATGTGGCATGGAGTTTGTGCAGCCCCACCACCTGAAGCAGCACTCCCTGACTCACAAG ggTGTGAAAGAGCACAAATGTGGAATTTGTGGACGGGAATTTACTCTGCTGGCCAACATGAAGAGACATGTCCTGATCCACACCAATATCAGAGCCTATCAATGCCATTTGTGTTTCAAGAGCTTTGTGCAAAAGCAGACTCTGAAGGCCCACATGATTGTTCACTCTGATGTCAAACCCTTTAAATGCAAG CTGTGTGGAAAGGAGTTTAACAGAATGCACAATTTAATGGGACACATGCACTTGCACTCAGATAGTAAGCCATTTAAGTGCCTCTACTGTCCCAGCAAATTCACCTTGAAGGGGAACCTAACCAGGCATATGAAAGTCAAGCATGGGGTCATGGAAAGAGGATTTCACTCTCAAG GTTTTGGAAGAGGAAGGATTGCTCTGTCCCAGACAAATGTCTTGAGAAGCTTGGAACAGGAAGAGCCATTTGATCTTTCCCAGAAAAGCCAAGGGAAGGGAATCTCATTTCATTCTGATGGTGAGAGTGCCAAGGGAAGCTCATgccaggaagaagaggaagacaGCTGCTATGAGGCAAAGCAATACAGCCCTGCCCCGTACCATCATGATGACAGCAAGCTGTACATGGCTCAAGACCTCTCTGGCAAACCTGAGTGCATGATGAAGGACTTCAGAGAGTCCTACTGCAATGAGAAGGAAGAGGTGTTAAGTGAGGGAGGACTGGGGAAGAGAATAGGAAATTCAGACAAAGAGGAGAGATGTGGAGAGGGAGAGCTTGCAAACAACAAAGAACATCTCAGCTTTAGATCCTTTGAAAAGGCCAGACTTGGTCACTCTCTCTCTGATTACTTGTATTTCAAGCACAGGAACAAGAGTTTGAAAGAAttgctggaaagaaaaatggaaaaacaaacaatgcTTATAGGCATTTAA